The Homo sapiens chromosome 4, GRCh38.p14 Primary Assembly genome contains the following window.
ATCACTGGCTGTGTGTCAGAGACAACTTAAGTGTTTTATCTGTGGTAACTACTTTTTTTCCACACAGCACAATATGAAGTtgtgattattattataaaagtagTCATGATTGCTTAAACTCATGTAAAAGTTCCTAAATGATCTTTACATTTTACAAACTTGCCTTTTTGCAATATTATACATTGGGAATAttgggattttttaaaaggaaatctgATCATATCTCTTCATTTCTTAACTCTTTTCACTCTTTTCAGTAGCTCTCCATTGTCCCTATGGGTATatcaaattacatatatatatatatatatattttttttttttgagacagattctcactctgttgcccaggctggagtgcaatagcgtgatctcggctctctgcaacctctgcctccggggttcaagtgattctcctgcctcagcttcccaagtagctgctattacagtcacctgccaacatgcctggctaacttttgtatttttagtagagacggggtttcaccatgctggccactctggtctccaactcctgacctcaggtgatccacctgccttggcctcccaaagtgctgggattacaggtgtaagccaccacgcccggcccatcaTTGACTTTTACTCAACCTTTTCCTGTAAATTAAATTTGGAGTTCCTGGGAACTGCCCTTAttgcttttctacttttctgcCTTAATGCaagcctttactttttttttttttgtttatttgtttgtttttgagacagagtctcgctctgtcgcacaggctagagttcagtggtgtggtctcagctcactgcagcctctgctcccagactcaagcaagcctcctgcctcagcctcttaagtagctacGACtatgagactacaggcacacaccagcatgcctggctattattttattttttatttttgttagagatgaggttttaccacgtttcccaggctggtctcaaactcctgagcccaagcaatcatgccttctctgcctcccaaagtgcagggattataggtgtgagccaccttgcctggcctctggttttctttttgggTGTTTATCAACCCCTCATCGTTTCACCTATCTCTGCACATTATTGAGTACTCACTTTAATTGTCAATGAGTTTGGGATCTCTTCTGCATATTTCTTTATCATTGTGGTCTTTCCTTATAACACTttttagacttttctttttcacttgtttttattCTATCTTTCAAAGTACAATGTAAGGCATGAGGGAGCAGAAACTGTGCTACCTTTATTCTCTGAAAATCCAGCACTTACCTGTGGTTTGTATTAAtcactctacaaatattttttgaagaaatgaatCATACTATCTTTTGGGTGGCACAATGAAGGCCTTACTTTAACCAACCCTGTTTTCAAAATCTCCCTAGTAAACCTCTTTGGTCTTTAATGATAATAACATTCACATACTTGtgatactacagaaatatatGATTTTCTAATGGCAAGTCCTTGTTTTTGACCTCCCATATTCCCCTCACTCTGAGTTAAACACTCTGAAAGAAACATATCcagccattccttctgaaaatgtcaagcaaacaaatgaaacaagAATACATTTACCTTAGGCAGGGGTTTGGCTGGTTTACAGTGAAGTCCTCCAACAAAATCAACATTTGGTAAGAATGGGCGAGGAAATTCAAAATCCCAATAGGTTCGAATGAGCCACATTTCAGCTTTCCCCATTGTCTCAAATAATGTAGTGGGTCTTCctgatggaaaaaaacaaaacaaaacaaaaggtagCTAACACGAGAATTGTTATTTGAATATGCAGGTATTTTCCTGAAAGGACTTGGAATAACATAcccaaacatatataaaatgtctgtgcattgataaaatatatataaatacatttatatatagtcataatttagattttatttattgcatatgttgctcatatgtatatataaggaAGGCAATGTATTCAGAGATCTGTAAGAAGAAATCACATCTTTAATGTAACATCAGTATATTCACAatcataaataattattaaaataagtcactaatatggtttgactgtccccacccaaatctcctctcatcttgaattataatccccataatccccatgtgtccagggagggacccagtggcaggtgattggatcatggtgtggattcctccatgctgttctcatgatattgagtgagctctcatgagatctgatagttttataagtgtctagtatttcccctgcttgcacttctctctcctgccactaaGTGAGAAGATCCAAGCTTGCTTCCCCTTAGCCTttcaccatgattctaagtttcttGAGGCATCCCAGTCATGTAGAACTGAgtctattaaacttcttttctttataaattacccagtctcaggtatttctttacagcagtgtgagaatggactaatgtaGCCACTATGAACTTAAATACACATTTGTCTTCCCTCTGAAGCTGCAATAGTAACAAATATACCTTTAAACAACTCTTTCAGTTCCACAATTAATTCATCTTACCTTACCCATGAAAACAGCTTTCCAGGAAGTACTCTAGTGTCTACAGTTTATTAAGCTAGTCCCTTGATCCTTGGTTCTCAAAGTAAACCATGAGTTTTTTGAGCTCAACACTGAAATCTTTACACCTACTACTGTCTTGGTTCATCTTAAGATCTTaatataattagatttttaaaataaatatatttacaaatgagaattaaaacattttcagaatttattgACATAGAGATATGTGCTCTCCCTTAATTTGGCCCCTATTTTCTTTGATGGAGAGATgcagtttaataaaatatagattaaaacTTAGATGTTCACTTTCAACAAGATTTcagtttttgaaagaaataattgtcAACCTGTTATTGAAGGAATGTATAAACATTAGAAATCTCAAGTTTTAGGCTTCTGTTTCTGGAGTAGAGCCACTATATTACTCAACTGTGAAGGAATCCTTCttacatgaaaaacaaaatttaatttctaaatgaggaaactgaggaactcAAAGAGAAACAAATTCCTCAATCCTGCATTGataatttttctagaaatatgtGTAAATACTAAATTTATGTGTCTGCCTTCATGAAGATGTTTCTTGAGGTATctattgactttttttaaagatgaaaaaatgtaTAGCAAAATGATATGTGATAGTTTAAAGAAATCATTAGTGCTTTACAATGAAGGTTTATGACTCTCTGGGTGTCCTGTAGTAGTGATGGCCCCAGGGTTCTAACTGATTCTATAAGGTCAACATTCTataatatttttgagactgaTAGATCATCTTACATTTGCAATTCATAATTTCCCTTAAAAACACTATCTTCtgacattatatttatataagctCACCTTcaaaggcacagaaaagttaGAACTTAATAAGCACCAGTTAGACACATGACTTACCTAGAACTTCACTATAAAACTGGTCCCACTTCTTCAGATCATAAATTTGAAACCAAAAGTCAAAATAAAgcatatgtatcatattttttatCCTCTCCATGAAAATCATTTGATCACTTAATTCTGACATAACAACAGGTACATAGGAAGGAGGGAACAGAAATCCTCCACCATTCTTCTCAAATGTGTAGCCAACAGAGAATCGAAGACTGTACAGAAAGGGTATGTTAAATAGTTCAGCCAGTAGCTCACCACAGGGATTAAGGGCATCTGCCAGAATGACATCAAACTTTGACTCTTGTAGTTTCATCATAAGTTTCTTATTCAAAACTGCATCTTTACAGAGCTTGTTACTGTAGTCATAATATTCCCAACACAATTCTTGTAATTGTGAAAAATATgaccaaaatgtattttttgaaacACCATATATCCATCTATCGAGAATTTTCAGAAGAGAatcttccaaataatttttagttaaaGATGTAGGATAAACTTCTAATTTAATAGCAGATGATTTACTGGCATTGACAAGAGTAGAAGCCGAAGATGTCAACACAGTCACCTCATGACCCCTCTGAACAAGCTCTTCCAGGATTGTCTTCATATTTATCCAATGGCTGTATTCTGTGGGCCACACTAGCACCTTTCCACAGCTTCCAGAGCTAAAGTAACAACTGAGCTGTATCAGCAGAAAGACTGACGTCCATTTCAGAGACATCCTGGTCTTATGCAATGCTTCTTTTCCAGTTGTTGtttctttctgtcatttctcATACTTATATCTGAGGAAAAATCAATCAAGTTAAAATATAACTGCTAAAATTTGAAGTAAATACATAATACTAACAGTCTGAATAGGTGCATGCCAAGGAGACCAACAAAAGATTGATGACCTCATATTTATTTTAGTGTGTTTGGTGTTCTTTTATGTTTACAATTACTCTAGTCAAGCAATAATTTTTATGACCTAGAATATGTAAGTAACCTGtcttatgtaattattttataatactgTTAAGAACAGTGGCAAGTGAGAGGCTCCTGCCTGTTCGGTGCCCTTGACATAGAGAGAAGAAGTAATTATACAACTCAAACGGCATTTTTTAATATCGTGGTGCAAGTAATGTCTTCTAAAACTTTGTTGACacataattcatataccatatgACTCACCAATTAGTGTGTACAGTTCAATGTTTcctagtatattcacagaattttACATCCACTACAATAATCAGTATTATCTCCAAAAGATTCTATACAATAGCCTCTAACCCCCCACTCTGAAATTTTGCATCCATCCtaccctaggcaaccactaatctaatttctatctctatagattAGCATTTTCTggaccctttaaaaaataaatgagggtTTTCCAGTGATCATGGCAGATGGGatgcaggactagattgcagctccagacagagcagcatgcagaggcttgcattgtgaattttagctgcAGATCAACTGCAAGAACAGACCAGCAATTCTGAGAGGATCCACACACCCTCTGCAGGAAGAgtactgctcctgcaggacctgggagacatcCCAAacactgtgagtgccccaacaaTGGAAGTGGGAAAGGGTGATCCCCCTCTCCAGAATACACAtccccactggagaagctgaagttcTGTTTGCAGGAGAAGTTCCTGACTTTATGTGAAGCTGAGTCAAATTAGAGAACCAAGCCaagcaaaatacaggggtagaggaagtaGCAGAAAGGCACTGGGAGCTCTCTGGATACCCAAGCGGCTCATTCCTGCCTGGCATCACAGGGATCTATCAGGAGGGTGGCCAGTGATGCAGGGGGTTCAAAGATTCTCCTCAGGACCTGAAGGCTTGAAGGGATGAgtaactcctcccttctcaggcccagCCCCAAGATGCAAGACCACTTGCATCAGCAGCGTGTGtcagcaagatagcagaagcaggaagagagccgGCCAGAAGACACTTACCCTGGCTGGAAGAGATGTACCCCTGAAGATCAAGAAATAGGCCATCCAGGTACTACATAGCAGTCACAACAGACTGGGACACTTACTGTTTACAGAGGACTACAAAACCCCTGTCCCATCCTCACTTGGGGCTGAtgccattttaggcctcagcccaCCTGCAACCAGGCGTtcattaaaacagcatgttgctCCACACCGCCTCCTGTTGTCTGTTGGCGCGCTGTTGGGGTTCAAACTGATTCAAGAACCTTACATCTGGTGCCAAATCCTAGGAGGGGCTCAGGTCTGTGTCGCTTGTGGACCTATCCCTCCACCCCAGAGAGCAGGCCACAGCAATTAGACAGAGGAAGCTCCTCAGCCTCCAGTCGCCTCTCTGTGCATGCGCATCAGCCACTGATCTCGCCTACTGGTAAGTTTCCCTTGGAGCCCGGTTAACAGGGCAAAATCTACATGGCCTCTCTTGGTTTCTCCAGTCCAAAAATCCAACACTGATCCAAGAAGGCGCCAGCGTGCGCCAGGCACTCGCTGGTCATCTGGTCTTAGGGGGATGCCTCTAAGCCATTTCATCCCGTTCCAGGAACCAAAAAGGCAGCGGAGACGATAACTCCTTTTATCGTCTCCCTCCAgctgtccaggatggtctcctttTTCCCTGTTCTCTCGAGCTACCCTTCATTATGGGAAACTCCCGGTCCTCAATTCCAAAAAACAGCCCTCCAGCCTGCCTCATTAAAAATCTGCAAACCTTAGGCCTCAGGCAAGATATCTGCCATAAGTGCCTTGTCTTTTTTATACGATAAAGCCTGGTCGCAGTATGAATTAGATAACGGGTCCAAATGGCCCGCAAATGGAACACTCAGCTTTACAGTTTTAACTGACTTAAGCAGTTATTGCAGATGACTGGGAAAATGGGGAGAAATTCCTTGTGTCCAGGCCTTTTTGCACTCAGATCACAGCCCGACCTCTGCAATTCTTGCTTACCTGTTCAAATCCTTCTTCATTCTCGCCGCCCTCATTGCCTTTATCCTCCCGACCCTACCTCTTTTTCCTCATTGGATGGAGCAGACTGCTGTCCACCCCTCCCAGACCCTACCCCTCCATCTCAACCAACTTCATTAACTCCCCAAGCTTCCTCATTGTCTTCTCAGCCACCATCTTCCCAGCCACCATCTTCCCAGCCAGCATCACCCACTTCTTTTCCTATACCATCCTCTCCTCAGGAAAACTCTAGCATTGCCTGTACTCATTCTCCTTCCTTACAGCCCTCTCACGGAGCCTGTAAACCCATCCCGCCACCTTACACCCGTATCTATCCTCCAATGCCTATCAACTCAACCCCCCTTCCCTCTTCAAACCCTCAGCAGGAACCCCTTCtggcttcttccttctctcctgcccATACTAGCTCCGGCACCATCTTTGGCCCATGCCCCACCCGTACTTTAGCGCCAGTGCTAGAATGCCCCCTTCGGGAAGTAGCAGGAACTGAAGGTATTGTTAGAGTTCATGTTCCCTTCTCCCTCACTGATCTCTCTCAAACTAACAAAAGACTCAGTTCATTTCCAGAAGATCCTACCTCTTATATTAGGGAGATTCAGTACCTTACTCAGTCTTATGAACTAACCTGGCATGACAGCTACTTATCTTCTCTTCCACCCTCACCCCAGAAGACCAGCACCGTACTTGGACCCTAGCTCAGGTGCATGCTAATACAATTCATCATCAAGCTCCTGCCCAGCCTACTGGCACAGAGGCAGTTCCCAACCAGGACCCCCACTGGGATTATCAAGACAGGGCCTCTGGACACAGCCATCAAGACCTCATGATTATGTGTCTCCTTGCAGGACTCAAAAAGGGTGCCCATAAAGTGGTAAACTatgaaaaactttcagaaatcaCCGAAGGTCCTGACAAAAACCCAgccctttttctctcttgtttaaCTGAAGCCATGAGAAAATTACCAACCTGGACCCAGCCAGCCCAGAAGGAACCACTATTTCAAACCTTCAGTTCCTCACCCAATCTACCATGATATTTGGCGCAAGCTTCAGAAGGTTGATgacggccctcaaaccccacagtGGGACCTTCTTAATTTAGCCTTCAAAGTCTTTAACAGTTGTGAtgaggaaagtaaaagaaaaaaacagtttccaATGCTTGCCTTTACCCTGCAGGCCCACAGGGCCACAGCTCCATACAGAAGCCTCCTAGCAAAACACCTCCACCTGGCGCCTGTTTCAAGTGTGGCAA
Protein-coding sequences here:
- the UGT2B15 gene encoding UDP-glucuronosyltransferase 2B15 precursor; this translates as MSLKWTSVFLLIQLSCYFSSGSCGKVLVWPTEYSHWINMKTILEELVQRGHEVTVLTSSASTLVNASKSSAIKLEVYPTSLTKNYLEDSLLKILDRWIYGVSKNTFWSYFSQLQELCWEYYDYSNKLCKDAVLNKKLMMKLQESKFDVILADALNPCGELLAELFNIPFLYSLRFSVGYTFEKNGGGFLFPPSYVPVVMSELSDQMIFMERIKNMIHMLYFDFWFQIYDLKKWDQFYSEVLGRPTTLFETMGKAEMWLIRTYWDFEFPRPFLPNVDFVGGLHCKPAKPLPKEMEEFVQSSGENGIVVFSLGSMISNMSEESANMIASALAQIPQKVLWRFDGKKPNTLGSNTRLYKWLPQNDLLGHPKTKAFITHGGTNGIYEAIYHGIPMVGIPLFADQHDNIAHMKAKGAALSVDIRTMSSRDLLNALKSVINDPVYKENVMKLSRIHHDQPMKPLDRAVFWIEFVMRHKGAKHLRVAAHNLTWIQYHSLDVIAFLLACVATVIFIITKFCLFCFRKLAKKGKKKKRD